The following are encoded together in the Parabacteroides chongii genome:
- a CDS encoding RagB/SusD family nutrient uptake outer membrane protein gives MKKTKIIGAIALVSSLFISCDDYLDKFPIESQTEATAFKTYDNFKTYAWNLYGIFDEFSYKGESDPNIIKGDRNSDNLSYSSAGNESIFAFDRLTPTQNMINYDYAFIRKANVMLDNIETSSMSQVDKDYWRSVGLFFRSLRYYQLLSTFGDIQWVEHTLTENDTDILYGERDPRDLVAKNILNDLIWAEEHIKADGEGSNTINVHVVRALLSRFALYEGTWRKYHNLSEPEVYLNACIKYSEKLIDAYPNVCSRYDLLFNSEKLGGVDGVILYRAYATSNGTHMLNRYNRSSSWFYDMSKDGVNSYLCTNGKPIYNPESGFAGDKTMYDEFRNRDRRLYYTVTPPYKVNKGTPNTTWTYTDDPQDREYIDLMTKLETTSEGGSGTGVKALPVTNWNTGEIVQNNPNFRKQASPGFFLTELGYIIYKYSFAKAGELENTTDCPIFRIEEALLNYAEAKWEMGQFDQSVADRTINKLRPRAGVALMKVSDINASFDPKRDQAVDPVLWEIRRERRVELMAEGFRMNDLKRWHKGEYVNKQQTGAWIKKADYPKLEITGGTDTEGYIKFFNDPVAMGFGWKEYMYVYPIPQSALTKNPNLGKTPGYDY, from the coding sequence ATGAAAAAAACAAAAATAATAGGAGCGATTGCCCTGGTCTCTTCTCTGTTTATAAGTTGTGATGATTATTTGGATAAGTTCCCGATCGAATCACAGACGGAAGCGACAGCTTTTAAAACATACGATAATTTTAAAACGTATGCATGGAATCTTTATGGTATTTTTGATGAATTTTCTTATAAGGGGGAAAGTGATCCCAATATAATCAAAGGGGATAGGAACTCAGATAATTTATCTTATTCTTCGGCAGGAAACGAGTCGATCTTTGCATTCGACCGTCTGACTCCAACCCAAAATATGATTAATTATGATTATGCTTTTATAAGAAAGGCGAACGTAATGCTTGATAACATTGAAACATCTTCCATGAGCCAGGTAGATAAGGATTATTGGAGAAGTGTCGGACTCTTTTTCAGATCTCTGCGTTATTATCAGTTGTTATCTACTTTTGGCGACATACAGTGGGTTGAGCATACTTTAACGGAAAACGATACGGATATCCTATACGGAGAGCGCGATCCAAGGGATCTTGTTGCAAAAAATATATTGAATGATTTGATATGGGCGGAAGAACATATTAAAGCTGACGGAGAAGGCAGCAATACAATCAATGTACATGTCGTAAGAGCACTTTTATCTCGTTTTGCCCTTTATGAAGGTACGTGGCGTAAATACCATAATTTATCGGAGCCGGAGGTTTACCTGAATGCATGTATAAAATATTCAGAGAAACTGATAGATGCCTATCCGAATGTGTGTAGTCGTTACGACCTGTTATTCAATTCGGAGAAACTGGGAGGTGTCGACGGGGTTATTTTATACAGGGCTTATGCAACCTCCAATGGTACGCATATGCTGAATCGTTATAACAGAAGTTCTTCCTGGTTCTATGATATGAGTAAGGATGGGGTTAATAGTTATTTATGTACGAATGGGAAACCTATCTATAACCCGGAATCCGGTTTTGCCGGTGATAAGACGATGTATGACGAGTTCAGGAACAGGGACAGACGCTTGTATTATACGGTTACTCCTCCCTATAAAGTAAATAAAGGAACTCCTAACACAACCTGGACATATACCGATGATCCGCAGGACAGAGAATATATCGATCTGATGACAAAACTGGAAACGACCAGTGAGGGAGGAAGCGGTACAGGTGTGAAAGCACTCCCTGTAACAAACTGGAATACGGGCGAGATCGTCCAAAATAATCCGAACTTCAGAAAACAGGCGAGCCCGGGGTTCTTCCTGACCGAATTGGGTTATATTATCTATAAATACTCTTTTGCAAAAGCCGGTGAACTGGAGAATACAACGGATTGTCCGATTTTCAGAATTGAAGAGGCTTTGCTGAATTATGCCGAAGCCAAATGGGAGATGGGGCAGTTTGACCAGTCTGTCGCTGACCGGACAATCAATAAACTCCGTCCGAGGGCAGGTGTTGCCTTAATGAAAGTTTCAGATATAAATGCTTCATTCGATCCGAAGCGCGACCAGGCAGTGGATCCGGTGTTGTGGGAAATCCGTCGTGAAAGAAGAGTGGAGCTAATGGCTGAAGGCTTCAGAATGAACGATCTGAAGCGGTGGCATAAAGGTGAATATGTAAATAAACAGCAAACCGGTGCCTGGATAAAAAAGGCTGACTATCCGAAGCTGGAAATAACAGGAGGTACCGATACGGAAGGATATATAAAATTCTTCAATGATCCTGTAGCCATGGGATTCGGCTGGAAAGAGTATATGTATGTTTATCCGATTCCTCAAAGCGCGTTGACTAAAAATCCGAATTTGGGAAAAACTCCGGGTTATGATTATTGA